In a genomic window of Thiosocius teredinicola:
- the uvrC gene encoding excinuclease ABC subunit UvrC gives MTDDSAIKFDHKTFLSNLTTSPGVYRMLNAGDEIMYVGKAKNLRRRVGSYFTRASNRRIASMVSQIHHIEITATHTEAEALLLENNLIKEHRPRYNVLLRDDKSYPYLFLSDETFPRLAFHRGARKAKGRYFGPYPSAGAVRDTLKMLQKLFPVRQCEDSYFRNRSRPCLQYQIERCTAPCVDFVTPEAYAQDVRDTELFLEGKASDVIERWVSKMERAAEALEFEEAAHLRDQISNLRKVQEKQYVSGERGDLDIVAVASDGGVACVQLFYVRQGRNLGNKALFPRTGDGADPGEIASAFLAQHYLGKAVPHEILVNVEPEDRAVLEESLSLQADRKVSIQSKPRGERARWLKMAVDNAALAVASRLASAGGSRARMDALQQALELDEPPSRMECFDISHTQGDQTVASCVVFVDGASSKSDYRRFNIRGITAGDDYAAMRQALERRYQRILSGEGKLPDVLLIDGGLGQLSAAADILGELGVEGPLLLGVAKGPDRRPGMEQLFLLGRKEPLILPADSPALHLVQQIRDEAHRFAITGHRQRRGKAKTRSVLEDIQGIGPKRRARLLKQFGGLQGLSRAGIEDISTVEGISDKLAQEIYAAFHGDK, from the coding sequence GTGACTGACGATAGCGCCATCAAATTCGACCACAAGACCTTCCTGAGTAACCTGACCACGAGCCCGGGCGTCTACCGTATGCTGAACGCGGGCGACGAGATCATGTATGTCGGCAAGGCCAAGAACCTGCGCCGACGGGTCGGCAGCTATTTCACCCGCGCCAGCAATCGGCGTATCGCCAGCATGGTCAGTCAGATCCATCACATCGAGATCACGGCTACCCATACCGAAGCCGAAGCGCTGCTGCTTGAGAATAATCTGATCAAGGAGCACCGGCCGCGTTATAACGTGCTGCTACGTGACGACAAGAGCTATCCCTACCTGTTCCTGTCGGACGAAACATTCCCAAGGTTGGCTTTCCATCGCGGCGCACGCAAAGCCAAGGGGCGATATTTCGGCCCCTATCCGAGCGCCGGGGCCGTCAGGGATACGCTGAAGATGCTGCAGAAACTGTTCCCCGTGCGCCAGTGCGAAGACAGCTATTTCCGCAATCGTTCGAGACCTTGTCTGCAATACCAGATCGAGCGCTGCACCGCCCCTTGCGTCGATTTCGTGACCCCCGAGGCGTATGCCCAGGATGTCCGCGATACCGAACTGTTTCTCGAAGGCAAAGCCTCCGATGTCATCGAACGCTGGGTGTCCAAGATGGAACGGGCCGCAGAGGCTCTGGAGTTCGAGGAGGCTGCCCACCTGCGCGATCAGATCAGCAACCTGCGCAAGGTGCAGGAAAAGCAGTACGTCAGTGGCGAACGCGGCGATCTCGACATCGTGGCGGTCGCCAGTGATGGCGGCGTGGCCTGTGTCCAGCTGTTCTATGTTCGTCAGGGGCGAAACCTGGGCAACAAAGCCTTGTTTCCACGCACGGGCGACGGCGCCGATCCGGGTGAGATCGCATCGGCGTTTCTGGCGCAGCATTACCTGGGCAAAGCGGTCCCGCACGAGATCCTGGTAAACGTCGAGCCGGAAGATCGCGCGGTGCTGGAGGAATCGCTTAGCCTGCAGGCCGATCGCAAGGTGAGTATCCAATCCAAGCCTCGTGGCGAGCGCGCGCGATGGTTGAAGATGGCTGTTGACAATGCCGCGCTGGCCGTGGCCAGCCGCCTGGCCAGTGCCGGCGGTTCGCGTGCGCGCATGGATGCTCTGCAACAGGCCCTGGAACTGGACGAGCCGCCATCACGCATGGAATGTTTCGACATCAGTCACACCCAAGGCGATCAGACCGTTGCCTCGTGTGTGGTATTCGTTGATGGTGCGTCGAGCAAGAGCGACTATCGGCGCTTCAATATCCGTGGCATTACAGCGGGTGACGACTACGCCGCCATGCGCCAAGCGCTCGAACGCCGTTACCAGCGCATACTGAGCGGCGAGGGCAAGTTGCCCGACGTGCTGTTGATCGACGGCGGTTTGGGGCAGCTGTCGGCGGCTGCCGACATCCTTGGCGAGCTGGGTGTTGAAGGCCCGCTGCTGCTGGGCGTGGCGAAAGGGCCGGACCGCAGGCCCGGTATGGAACAGTTGTTCTTGTTGGGTCGAAAAGAGCCTCTTATACTGCCTGCTGATTCACCTGCGCTGCACCTGGTCCAACAGATCCGCGATGAAGCGCACCGATTTGCAATAACCGGTCACCGACAGCGTCGCGGCAAAGCCAAGACGCGATCGGTACTTGAAGATATTCAAGGCATCGGGCCGAAAAGGCGCGCGCGGCTGTTGAAACAGTTCGGTGGCCTGCAAGGCCTATCACGCGCCGGAATTGAAGATATAAGTACCGTCGAAGGCATCAGTGACAAGCTCGCACAGGAAATCTATGCGGCTTTTCACGGCGATAAATGA
- the pgsA gene encoding CDP-diacylglycerol--glycerol-3-phosphate 3-phosphatidyltransferase: protein MYNLPNLLTVLRIVLIPVFVVFFYLPVGWSREAATVVFVLAAATDWLDGYLARRMQLVSALGAFLDPVADKLMVATALVLLVQADPRISLAVAAAVIIGREIAISALREWMAEIGSRTKVAVSEIGKFKTAAQMAAITLLIYRDDLWSIPIYTVGLVLMFVAVVLTLWSMTMYLRAAWPSLRGPLLPADTSDES from the coding sequence ATCTACAACCTGCCGAACCTGCTGACCGTTCTGAGGATCGTCCTGATCCCGGTCTTCGTCGTTTTCTTCTACCTGCCGGTTGGTTGGTCACGCGAGGCGGCGACCGTGGTGTTCGTCCTGGCCGCTGCCACCGATTGGCTCGACGGCTATCTTGCACGGCGGATGCAGTTGGTTTCGGCCTTGGGTGCGTTCCTCGACCCGGTCGCCGACAAGCTGATGGTCGCCACGGCCCTGGTGCTGCTGGTGCAGGCCGATCCCCGCATCTCGCTGGCCGTTGCGGCGGCGGTGATCATCGGCCGCGAGATCGCCATTTCGGCGTTGCGCGAGTGGATGGCCGAGATCGGCAGCCGAACCAAGGTGGCGGTGTCTGAGATCGGCAAGTTCAAAACCGCGGCGCAGATGGCGGCGATCACCTTGCTGATCTATCGCGACGACCTGTGGAGCATCCCGATCTACACGGTAGGTTTGGTACTGATGTTCGTCGCGGTCGTGCTCACCTTGTGGTCGATGACCATGTACTTGCGCGCCGCCTGGCCGAGTTTGCGGGGGCCGTTATTGCCGGCGGATACCAGCGACGAATCTTAA
- a CDS encoding tyrosine-type recombinase/integrase: MPTLKDVVAAFVAARECDVSTLSRLDFWVAELGPRDLTEITPDDVDAAVVHLASRGRLRPLRGRATVATGKPLAGSTINRYISQLGSLYKYARRLRLIPRTYVFPTANIEKLPEPVDPESYLRPEEVQRILAVARVLDRRWGKLSALVVLAYHTGLRKSNLLNLTWADVDLIAGTATVSRTKNGEPIVAALSKRSVAELKKLPGKQPDELIFAGRTGRPMHFRALWNKVVIEAGLAGRNFHQLRHGCGHALATAGVNQAQIMALMGHKTLSASARYMHHNTRDKAEIVAKVFDREG, translated from the coding sequence ATGCCTACCCTAAAAGACGTGGTTGCCGCCTTCGTGGCGGCGCGCGAATGCGACGTCTCCACGCTCTCACGGTTGGATTTCTGGGTGGCCGAACTCGGCCCCCGGGATCTGACTGAAATCACACCCGATGATGTTGATGCAGCAGTGGTGCACCTAGCTAGCCGGGGCCGATTACGCCCATTGCGCGGCCGTGCAACTGTCGCCACCGGCAAACCGCTGGCCGGCTCTACCATCAACCGCTATATCAGCCAACTCGGCAGCCTGTACAAGTATGCTCGGCGGCTGCGCCTGATCCCGCGCACCTACGTTTTTCCGACCGCCAATATCGAGAAATTGCCTGAGCCGGTCGATCCGGAAAGCTACCTGCGTCCTGAAGAGGTCCAGCGGATCCTGGCCGTCGCTCGGGTCCTCGATCGGCGCTGGGGCAAGCTGTCGGCGCTGGTCGTGCTGGCCTATCACACCGGTCTGCGCAAATCGAACCTCTTGAATCTCACGTGGGCCGATGTGGATCTAATCGCCGGCACCGCGACCGTCTCGCGCACCAAGAACGGCGAGCCGATCGTCGCGGCCTTATCGAAGCGGTCCGTGGCTGAGTTGAAGAAACTGCCGGGCAAGCAGCCTGACGAACTCATTTTTGCCGGCAGGACAGGGCGTCCCATGCATTTTCGGGCGCTTTGGAACAAGGTCGTTATCGAGGCAGGTCTGGCGGGGCGTAATTTCCACCAACTGCGCCACGGCTGCGGCCACGCGTTGGCGACCGCCGGCGTCAATCAGGCGCAAATCATGGCGCTGATGGGGCATAAGACGCTGTCGGCGTCTGCCCGCTACATGCACCACAACACGCGCGACAAGGCTGAGATTGTTGCCAAGGTGTTCGACCGTGAAGGATAG
- a CDS encoding phage major capsid protein, which yields MRGFVSLAPPFALQGLDEGVSVKLETRKFAVERKGEAKALVFHASISSEYPVLRHWGWEILSHDAAAVDLSRAADGLPLLANHNHHEPVGMAENLRLVNGKLRANLRFFSTSKGREYSTMVSEGLRGVSLSYEINDMVNDGDRDGDPVYRVTRFTPYEVSIAPVAADPTVGVGRSRSTLRLNKSRVMSMTTEHDEHDQANSSEIRAERARATEMIRIGNQYGQADLAERFIQQGRSVDDLMDVVKTIASQAPAMREQESRDYGSLNVNTGGMSAALCLSSRDLDGYSLVRAIRASMDPKYMREAGFEMEVSQALASQTGRRSKGLLVPLDALHVRSVQKLGTGGELVPTEHMGSAFVDVLRARSFVMNMSTVLQGLSGDVTIPRKASSAAPYWIAGDDADALTDSDPTFDQIALTPHTVGALTRFSHKMLVQSSPDIEMLVRMDLADTVAVGVDLEVLQGGGTANKPKGLLPATPGSFTYANGATPDNVDIVGLEGALAASNADMGNLAYLTTPQLAMALKTTDVGTDTGRFVWSSGRERGQGSMNGLPAFYTSNMPAGYVMLANWRDVLVGLWGMLEIDVNPYGTNFAKGSVEVRALMDVDVALRHAESVVEIHEAAS from the coding sequence ATGCGCGGGTTCGTGTCCCTGGCACCGCCTTTTGCGTTGCAGGGACTTGATGAAGGTGTCTCTGTGAAGCTGGAAACAAGAAAATTCGCCGTAGAGAGGAAAGGGGAGGCAAAAGCCCTCGTCTTCCATGCGTCGATCTCGTCAGAGTATCCCGTGCTCCGCCATTGGGGCTGGGAGATTCTCAGCCATGACGCGGCTGCGGTCGATCTGTCGCGCGCGGCGGATGGTCTGCCGTTGCTTGCGAACCACAACCACCATGAGCCTGTCGGCATGGCGGAAAATTTACGCCTGGTCAACGGCAAGCTCCGAGCAAACCTACGCTTCTTCTCGACATCGAAAGGCCGTGAGTACAGCACGATGGTGTCTGAAGGCCTGCGTGGCGTTTCCCTTAGTTACGAGATTAACGACATGGTGAATGATGGCGATCGCGATGGCGATCCCGTCTACCGCGTCACCCGCTTTACCCCTTATGAAGTTTCTATCGCGCCAGTAGCCGCCGACCCTACTGTTGGTGTCGGGCGCTCGCGGTCGACTCTTCGCCTAAACAAATCACGAGTAATGAGTATGACCACTGAACACGACGAACATGATCAAGCGAACAGCAGTGAGATCCGCGCTGAGCGCGCGCGGGCCACGGAAATGATACGGATCGGAAATCAGTACGGGCAGGCCGACCTGGCCGAAAGATTCATCCAGCAAGGCAGGTCGGTCGACGACCTAATGGACGTAGTGAAGACAATTGCTTCACAGGCGCCTGCAATGCGCGAGCAGGAAAGCCGCGACTATGGTTCGCTCAACGTCAACACGGGGGGAATGAGTGCAGCCTTGTGTTTGAGCTCTCGCGACCTTGATGGCTACAGCCTGGTGCGTGCAATTCGGGCGTCAATGGACCCAAAGTACATGCGAGAAGCTGGGTTTGAAATGGAAGTCAGCCAAGCGTTGGCTTCGCAGACAGGTCGCCGCTCGAAGGGTCTACTTGTACCTCTTGACGCCTTGCACGTCCGATCGGTTCAGAAGTTGGGAACCGGTGGTGAGCTGGTGCCGACTGAGCACATGGGGTCAGCATTTGTCGATGTGCTGCGAGCCCGCTCTTTTGTGATGAATATGTCAACTGTTCTGCAAGGGCTATCGGGTGACGTCACTATTCCGCGAAAGGCGTCGAGTGCCGCTCCTTACTGGATTGCTGGCGATGATGCAGATGCCTTGACCGATAGCGATCCAACGTTCGATCAGATTGCGCTCACTCCGCATACGGTCGGTGCTTTGACACGCTTTTCGCACAAGATGCTTGTTCAGAGTTCTCCCGACATCGAGATGCTGGTGCGAATGGATCTGGCTGACACGGTGGCAGTCGGTGTCGACTTGGAAGTGCTACAAGGCGGTGGCACCGCAAACAAGCCGAAAGGCCTGCTTCCGGCTACACCGGGGTCGTTCACATATGCAAATGGCGCAACGCCAGACAATGTGGATATTGTTGGTCTTGAGGGCGCCTTGGCCGCATCTAACGCGGATATGGGTAACCTGGCCTATCTGACGACTCCGCAGTTGGCAATGGCCTTGAAGACGACCGACGTCGGGACTGACACCGGTCGCTTCGTGTGGTCGTCCGGTCGTGAGCGTGGGCAGGGCTCGATGAATGGGCTACCTGCTTTCTACACCAGCAACATGCCGGCTGGTTACGTGATGTTGGCCAATTGGCGGGATGTGTTGGTCGGCTTGTGGGGAATGCTTGAGATCGACGTCAATCCCTATGGGACGAACTTCGCCAAAGGTTCCGTCGAAGTTCGGGCGTTGATGGATGTCGATGTTGCCTTACGGCATGCCGAATCCGTTGTCGAGATTCACGAGGCTGCGTCGTGA
- a CDS encoding DUF4388 domain-containing protein, producing MSDDYQPFSSYADLVRLISELCAGGSTGSLFAISEINSLAKVVIVAGNIIYIEYRLKKGAEAIPLFLEIESGSYDFKAGKVISHKATQLPPTAELLAQLSGDASVAAAPPPVAAPAAGAHASPEAFKVIEEQLIEILGPMGSFVWEEHLEQAGGPNGNVDVIKLIDDVATEIDDPKKAAQFRSHLFNTLK from the coding sequence GTGTCGGACGATTATCAGCCGTTTTCCAGCTATGCGGACTTGGTCCGACTGATCTCCGAACTTTGCGCCGGCGGCAGCACAGGCAGCCTGTTTGCTATCAGTGAGATCAACAGTCTGGCCAAGGTCGTCATTGTCGCCGGGAACATCATCTACATCGAGTACCGGCTGAAAAAGGGTGCCGAGGCGATCCCACTGTTCCTTGAAATCGAGAGCGGTTCGTACGATTTCAAGGCCGGCAAAGTTATCTCGCACAAGGCAACGCAACTGCCGCCGACCGCCGAATTACTGGCTCAACTGAGCGGTGATGCAAGCGTGGCGGCAGCCCCGCCGCCGGTGGCCGCTCCGGCCGCTGGTGCGCACGCCAGCCCGGAAGCGTTCAAGGTCATCGAAGAGCAGTTGATCGAGATACTCGGACCCATGGGTTCGTTCGTCTGGGAAGAACACCTCGAACAGGCTGGCGGACCGAATGGCAATGTCGATGTGATCAAGTTGATTGACGACGTGGCCACCGAAATCGACGACCCGAAGAAGGCGGCACAATTCCGCAGCCACCTGTTCAACACGCTCAAGTAG
- a CDS encoding HAMP domain-containing protein yields the protein MSSEKKGLSFGIFGKILVTMLVVAAIPLSIVWYLDYSLIRDGLERNISQQLDNTSLQLANEADQWVRMNQKVLQQNATLADVRSMEREKQDPILKSILKEYDWSYLVFTTDTSGMNIGRSDGKAPKDYSSRAYVKDVVAGAPLGKQVVLGKTSGKPAVILSAPIHDPKFVRKTVAGVIAIAMNIREISERITNTVIGRTGFAFILDESGKVVAHQQEGTAPATTDFSGHPAFANKPDKGSVLLEYNDDGNHVVAAVRRSETGWYVVAQQDYDEAYAPLKDAQQRGILLLVLTLVIVSVIAYLFSQGLSRPIRNLTTIADQLSRGGSVGEIKEASRGDEIGSLASAIDRMGASIRLAIDRLKKRG from the coding sequence GTGAGTAGTGAAAAGAAGGGCCTTTCATTCGGCATCTTTGGCAAGATCCTGGTAACGATGCTAGTCGTCGCCGCCATACCGTTGAGCATCGTGTGGTATCTCGATTACAGCCTTATCCGCGACGGACTGGAACGCAACATCTCGCAGCAACTGGACAACACCTCGCTGCAGCTGGCCAACGAAGCAGACCAATGGGTCCGCATGAACCAGAAGGTACTGCAGCAGAACGCGACGTTGGCAGACGTGCGCTCGATGGAACGCGAGAAGCAAGACCCGATATTGAAATCGATTCTCAAGGAATACGATTGGTCGTATTTGGTGTTCACCACCGACACCAGCGGCATGAACATCGGCCGCAGCGATGGCAAGGCGCCCAAAGACTACAGCAGTCGAGCTTACGTCAAAGATGTCGTTGCCGGAGCCCCGCTCGGCAAGCAGGTGGTACTGGGCAAGACCAGCGGTAAACCGGCGGTCATCCTGTCTGCGCCTATCCACGATCCGAAGTTCGTCAGAAAAACCGTCGCCGGCGTGATCGCAATTGCGATGAACATCCGCGAGATATCCGAACGCATTACCAACACGGTTATCGGCCGCACCGGCTTTGCTTTCATCCTCGACGAATCCGGCAAGGTCGTTGCTCACCAGCAGGAAGGCACCGCGCCGGCCACGACCGATTTCAGTGGTCATCCGGCATTCGCCAACAAACCCGATAAAGGCAGCGTACTGCTTGAATACAACGACGACGGCAATCACGTCGTCGCTGCAGTCCGCCGCTCAGAGACCGGCTGGTATGTGGTTGCACAGCAAGACTACGACGAAGCCTACGCCCCTCTGAAAGACGCGCAACAACGTGGTATCTTGCTGCTCGTGCTCACGCTGGTCATCGTATCGGTTATCGCCTACCTGTTCTCGCAAGGCCTCTCGCGTCCGATCCGCAATCTGACGACCATTGCAGATCAGTTGAGCCGAGGTGGCTCGGTCGGTGAAATCAAAGAGGCCTCGCGTGGCGACGAGATCGGTTCGCTCGCCTCGGCCATTGATCGCATGGGGGCCAGCATCCGACTGGCTATAGACCGACTGAAGAAGCGCGGATAA
- a CDS encoding group II truncated hemoglobin → MTEKTVYELIGGETGVRDLVDRFYDYMDSDAEVAEIRQMHAKSLRGSREKLFLFLSGWFGGPDLYVQKYGHPRLRQRHLPFAIASKERDQWMRCMRKALADMPLTDDMRQKLEQAFMNTADHMRNQPEHSGDPRLQVFPGR, encoded by the coding sequence ATGACTGAGAAGACGGTATACGAACTGATCGGCGGTGAAACCGGCGTGCGCGACTTGGTCGATCGCTTTTACGACTATATGGACAGCGATGCCGAGGTTGCCGAGATTCGTCAGATGCACGCCAAGAGTCTGCGCGGGTCACGTGAAAAGCTGTTCCTGTTCCTCTCAGGATGGTTCGGCGGGCCGGACCTTTACGTCCAGAAATATGGCCATCCACGTCTGCGCCAGCGCCACCTGCCGTTTGCGATTGCGAGCAAAGAACGCGACCAGTGGATGCGTTGCATGCGCAAAGCCCTGGCCGACATGCCGCTGACCGATGATATGCGCCAAAAGCTCGAGCAGGCGTTCATGAACACCGCCGACCATATGCGCAATCAGCCCGAGCACTCAGGCGATCCTCGATTGCAGGTGTTTCCCGGCCGGTAA
- the gluQRS gene encoding tRNA glutamyl-Q(34) synthetase GluQRS: MSKPSYRGRFAPSPTGPLHFGSLVAAVASYADARHQHGEWLVRIEDVDQTRTRSGAEDRILQAIEAFGMSIDGTLVRQSERTALYDQALDTLRSNSLAYPCDCSRKTIAAIAHVGREGPIYPGTCRLRPPTNAIDVAWRVALDESTVQFTDRIIGDLQQHLASDVGDFVVRRIDRFTAYQLAVVVDDFEQGITDVVRGADLLWSTPRQIWLQRQLGYPTPNYAHVPLVYAANGQKLSKSDAAHPVDEDNPLPTLLAAWQHLGQTRPTARLRNGNDFWTWAIENWRLTSVPVDRKHIDD; encoded by the coding sequence ATGAGCAAGCCCTCCTACCGGGGGCGCTTCGCCCCATCGCCAACCGGTCCGCTGCACTTCGGTTCACTCGTCGCCGCAGTAGCCAGCTATGCCGATGCCCGTCACCAGCACGGCGAGTGGCTGGTTCGTATCGAGGATGTCGATCAGACCCGAACCCGATCGGGCGCCGAAGACCGGATTCTTCAGGCGATCGAGGCTTTCGGCATGTCGATCGACGGCACCCTTGTTCGACAAAGTGAACGGACCGCACTGTACGACCAGGCCTTGGACACGCTGCGCAGCAATTCGTTGGCCTACCCCTGCGACTGCAGCCGCAAAACCATCGCCGCAATCGCCCACGTGGGCCGCGAAGGTCCGATATATCCGGGTACCTGCCGACTTCGGCCACCGACGAATGCCATAGACGTAGCCTGGCGTGTCGCGCTGGATGAATCCACGGTGCAATTCACCGATCGCATCATCGGGGATCTGCAACAGCATCTGGCGTCTGATGTGGGTGACTTCGTTGTTCGGCGCATCGATCGATTTACCGCGTATCAGCTAGCGGTTGTCGTCGACGACTTCGAACAAGGCATCACCGATGTGGTCAGAGGCGCCGACCTGTTGTGGTCGACGCCACGCCAGATCTGGTTGCAGCGCCAGCTTGGCTACCCGACGCCGAACTATGCGCATGTTCCCCTGGTCTATGCAGCCAACGGGCAAAAACTCAGCAAGAGCGACGCAGCGCATCCGGTCGACGAAGACAATCCGCTGCCTACGCTGCTCGCCGCATGGCAACACCTGGGGCAGACCAGGCCAACCGCTCGATTGCGCAACGGCAATGACTTTTGGACATGGGCCATTGAGAATTGGCGACTGACTTCCGTGCCAGTAGATAGGAAACACATCGATGACTGA
- the dksA gene encoding RNA polymerase-binding protein DksA: MGSNASDFPVNHGIAPYEPKDGESYMNPEQEDHFRKLLNAWRLELMQGVDRTVDHMKVDTGSYPDPNDRATQECDMGMELRTRDRERKLLNKIEKTLKKIDEHEYGYCESCGVEIGIRRLEARPTADLCIDCKTRQEELERIQG; the protein is encoded by the coding sequence ATGGGCAGCAATGCAAGCGACTTTCCGGTAAATCACGGTATAGCGCCATACGAGCCCAAGGACGGCGAGAGCTACATGAATCCGGAACAAGAGGACCACTTCCGGAAACTACTCAACGCATGGCGCCTCGAATTGATGCAGGGAGTCGATCGGACCGTCGATCACATGAAGGTCGACACCGGCAGTTATCCCGACCCGAACGACCGCGCGACACAGGAATGCGACATGGGCATGGAACTGCGCACACGGGACCGGGAACGCAAACTCCTCAACAAGATTGAAAAGACGCTCAAAAAGATCGATGAGCATGAATACGGCTACTGTGAAAGCTGTGGCGTCGAGATCGGCATTCGACGGCTCGAAGCGCGCCCCACGGCCGACCTATGCATCGACTGCAAGACCCGCCAGGAAGAACTCGAGCGCATCCAGGGCTGA
- a CDS encoding HAD family hydrolase, with the protein MADLQALIFDVDGTLADTERDGHRVAFNRAFAEAGLDWDWSVELYGHLLAVTGGKERIRFYLDKYNTGFQRPDDLDGFIADLHRNKTAHYMSLMEEGAIPLRPGVQRLLEQARSAGVPLAIATTTTPENVSALVASTLPSGALDWFTVIGAGDIVPAKKPAPDIYQWVLSEMDLDAKSVIAFEDSSHGVSSAVGAGIDKVVVTVNDYTREQDFALATVVLDQLGEASTPAAVLDGTAVPPDGVVDLDYLRLLL; encoded by the coding sequence ATGGCCGATCTACAGGCGCTGATTTTTGACGTTGATGGAACGCTGGCGGATACCGAACGCGATGGGCATCGCGTGGCGTTCAATCGCGCATTCGCCGAAGCCGGGCTGGACTGGGATTGGAGTGTCGAGTTGTATGGCCATCTGTTGGCCGTTACCGGCGGCAAAGAACGTATCCGTTTTTACCTGGACAAGTACAACACCGGTTTTCAACGTCCGGACGACTTGGATGGCTTTATTGCCGATTTGCACCGCAACAAGACGGCACACTACATGTCACTGATGGAGGAAGGCGCCATTCCGCTTCGCCCCGGTGTGCAGCGCCTGCTCGAACAGGCGCGGTCAGCCGGTGTGCCGCTCGCCATCGCCACCACGACGACCCCCGAAAATGTCAGTGCGCTGGTCGCCAGCACCCTGCCGAGCGGGGCGCTCGACTGGTTCACCGTGATCGGTGCCGGCGATATCGTACCGGCCAAGAAACCGGCGCCGGATATCTACCAATGGGTGCTAAGCGAAATGGATCTCGACGCCAAATCGGTGATTGCCTTCGAAGACTCGAGTCACGGGGTTTCGTCTGCGGTGGGCGCCGGCATCGATAAGGTTGTGGTGACCGTCAACGATTACACGCGCGAGCAGGATTTTGCACTGGCTACGGTTGTGCTGGACCAGTTGGGTGAAGCATCGACGCCGGCCGCGGTGCTCGACGGTACCGCGGTGCCACCCGATGGTGTGGTCGACCTGGACTATCTGCGGTTGCTGCTCTGA
- the cysZ gene encoding sulfate transporter CysZ, producing the protein MLSTIDGFFLPFKGLRLILRPGLRRFVIVPFFANLLIFAGLAYLSAHYFGAYMDQWLPDGGWLEFLRPVLWLLFAVAYALALFFGFTLIANLIAAPFNGMLAAKVEEMLSGQAPSDADESLLKAIGPAISGEIGKIVYFITRALPILILMVIPGINVLASLAWLLFGFWFLTIEYTDYPMGNHALKPKQQRATLRGKRLKSLAFGAGVTTLMLIPLVQFAAMPAAVAAATKFWVDDLQQSAG; encoded by the coding sequence ATGCTTTCGACCATCGATGGTTTTTTTCTGCCCTTCAAAGGACTGCGGCTGATTCTGAGACCGGGCCTGCGGCGCTTCGTTATTGTCCCGTTTTTCGCGAATCTGCTGATTTTTGCCGGACTCGCCTACCTGTCCGCACACTACTTTGGTGCCTACATGGACCAATGGCTGCCAGACGGCGGTTGGCTGGAGTTCCTGCGACCCGTGCTCTGGCTGTTGTTCGCCGTGGCCTATGCGCTGGCCCTGTTTTTCGGTTTCACCTTGATAGCGAACCTGATCGCGGCACCGTTCAATGGAATGCTAGCGGCCAAGGTTGAAGAAATGTTAAGCGGACAGGCCCCCAGCGATGCCGACGAATCGCTGCTCAAAGCGATCGGACCTGCAATCAGCGGCGAGATCGGCAAGATCGTCTATTTCATCACCCGCGCGCTGCCGATTCTGATCCTCATGGTGATTCCAGGCATCAACGTGTTGGCGAGCCTGGCGTGGCTGCTGTTCGGGTTCTGGTTTCTCACCATCGAGTACACCGACTACCCGATGGGTAACCACGCGCTGAAACCCAAACAACAGCGGGCCACGCTGCGCGGCAAACGGCTCAAGTCACTGGCCTTTGGCGCAGGCGTCACCACCCTGATGCTGATCCCTCTGGTGCAGTTTGCCGCCATGCCGGCCGCCGTGGCCGCTGCCACCAAGTTCTGGGTGGACGACCTGCAGCAGAGCGCCGGCTAA